From the genome of Streptacidiphilus rugosus AM-16, one region includes:
- a CDS encoding coiled-coil domain-containing protein, translating to MSDTHSPHGFDVVRRGYEKAQVDERISKLVSDRDGALNRIGALEKRIEELHLETQSAQAQITDAEPSYAGLGARVEKILRLAEEEAKDLRDEARRAAEQHRELAEAAAQQVRSEAEGYAKDRKAKSEEEGARIVEKAKSDSTQLRAEATKDAQNKREEADALFEETRAKAAQAAADFETNLAKRREQSERDLAARQAKAEKRLAEIEHRAEQLRLEAEKLRTDAERRARQTVETAQRQAEDIVADANAKADRVRSESERELAALTNRRDSINAQLTNVREMLATLTGAAVAAAAAPDDDVMGRGVPAQQSR from the coding sequence ATGAGCGATACACACTCTCCGCACGGCTTCGACGTTGTGCGCCGCGGGTACGAGAAGGCTCAGGTCGACGAGCGCATCAGCAAGCTGGTCTCGGACCGGGACGGCGCCCTCAACCGGATCGGCGCGCTGGAGAAGCGCATCGAGGAACTGCACCTCGAGACCCAGAGCGCGCAGGCGCAGATCACCGACGCCGAGCCGTCCTACGCGGGCCTGGGCGCCCGGGTCGAGAAGATCCTCCGCCTCGCGGAGGAGGAGGCCAAGGACCTGCGTGACGAGGCCCGCCGCGCCGCGGAGCAGCACCGCGAGCTGGCCGAGGCGGCCGCTCAGCAGGTGCGCAGCGAGGCCGAGGGCTACGCCAAGGACCGCAAGGCGAAGAGCGAGGAGGAGGGCGCTCGCATCGTCGAGAAGGCGAAGAGCGACTCCACGCAGCTCCGCGCCGAGGCGACGAAGGACGCGCAGAACAAGCGCGAGGAGGCGGACGCCCTCTTCGAGGAGACCCGCGCGAAGGCCGCGCAGGCCGCCGCGGACTTCGAGACGAACCTGGCCAAGCGCCGCGAGCAGTCCGAGCGGGATCTGGCCGCCCGTCAGGCCAAGGCGGAGAAGCGCCTGGCCGAGATCGAGCACCGCGCCGAGCAGCTCCGTCTGGAGGCGGAGAAGCTGCGCACGGACGCCGAGCGCCGCGCCCGCCAGACCGTCGAGACGGCTCAGCGCCAGGCCGAGGACATCGTCGCCGACGCGAACGCGAAGGCGGACCGCGTCCGCAGCGAGAGCGAGCGCGAGCTCGCCGCGCTGACGAACCGTCGCGACAGCATCAACGCCCAGCTCACCAACGTCCGCGAGATGCTCGCCACCCTCACGGGCGCGGCGGTCGCCGCGGCGGCGGCCCCCGACGACGACGTCATGGGCCGCGGCGTCCCCGCCCAGCAGAGCCGCTGA
- a CDS encoding alpha/beta fold hydrolase, whose product MTERLSVREAGSGTPLVLLHAFPLSSRMWQAQLDELPGAEGADARVLAVDLRGFGGTELGADEPSLDLLADDIALLLDRAGIDRAVVGGLSMGGYVAMAFARRHGDRLSGLLLADTKGTADTDTARANRERVAAAVLARDSVRLLVDEQLPAPLLGATTATRDPKLTEHVASMILESAPASVAWAQRAMAARPDSLASLRGADVPALVLVGAEDTLTPPSDAEALAAALPQADLTILPGTGHLSALEVPEAFNAAVRGLLARID is encoded by the coding sequence ATGACCGAACGACTCTCCGTCCGCGAGGCGGGCTCGGGCACTCCGCTGGTCCTGCTGCACGCCTTCCCGCTCTCCTCCCGCATGTGGCAGGCCCAGCTCGACGAGCTTCCCGGCGCGGAAGGCGCGGACGCCCGCGTCCTGGCGGTGGACCTGCGCGGCTTCGGCGGGACGGAGCTGGGCGCCGACGAGCCGTCACTGGATCTGCTGGCGGACGACATCGCGCTGCTGCTGGACCGCGCCGGCATCGACCGGGCGGTGGTCGGCGGGCTCTCCATGGGCGGCTACGTGGCGATGGCCTTCGCCCGCCGCCACGGCGACCGGCTCAGCGGTCTGCTGCTCGCGGACACGAAGGGAACCGCGGACACGGACACGGCCCGCGCGAACCGCGAACGCGTCGCGGCGGCGGTCCTGGCCCGCGACAGCGTCCGCCTCCTGGTGGACGAACAACTGCCGGCGCCGCTGCTGGGCGCGACGACGGCGACGCGCGATCCGAAGCTGACCGAGCACGTGGCCTCGATGATCCTGGAGTCAGCGCCGGCCTCGGTCGCCTGGGCGCAGCGGGCGATGGCGGCCCGCCCGGACTCCCTGGCGTCCCTGCGCGGCGCCGACGTTCCCGCGCTGGTGCTCGTCGGCGCGGAGGACACCCTCACCCCACCCTCCGACGCCGAGGCGCTGGCCGCCGCCCTCCCGCAGGCCGACCTCACGATCCTCCCCGGCACGGGCCACCTCTCGGCACTCGAGGTGCCGGAGGCCTTCAACGCGGCGGTCCGCGGACTGCTCGCGCGCATCGACTAG
- a CDS encoding ABC transporter ATP-binding protein, with the protein MIEVQELTKRYGDKLAVDHLSFAIPTGVVTGFLGPNGAGKSTTMRMMLDLDRPTSGSVRIDGKHYGQLREPLKYIGALLEAKAMHPGRSAYNHLLWLAQSNSIPTHRVDQVLDLVGLTAVAKKRSGGFSLGMGQRLGIAAALLGDPKILMFDEPVNGLDPEGILWVRNLMKGLASEGRTVFVSSHLMSEMALTADHLIVIGQGRLLADLSMNEFIDQNSHSFVRLRSPQPEQLLDMLSKNGMTATADAEGAWEVIDADPARIGDLAAAHGVTLHELSPQRASLEEAFMRMTADSVEYHTGPTPVAAAAPQWGADWNKKKES; encoded by the coding sequence ATGATCGAGGTCCAGGAACTGACCAAACGCTACGGCGACAAACTCGCCGTCGACCATCTCAGTTTCGCCATCCCCACGGGGGTGGTGACCGGCTTTCTGGGCCCCAACGGCGCCGGCAAGTCGACCACCATGCGGATGATGCTCGACCTCGACCGGCCGACCTCCGGCTCGGTCAGGATCGACGGCAAGCACTACGGCCAACTCCGCGAACCGCTCAAGTACATCGGGGCGTTGCTGGAGGCGAAGGCCATGCACCCCGGCCGCAGCGCCTACAACCACCTGCTCTGGCTGGCCCAGAGCAACAGCATCCCGACCCACAGGGTCGACCAGGTCCTCGACCTGGTCGGGCTGACGGCCGTAGCGAAGAAACGGTCCGGCGGATTCTCGCTCGGCATGGGCCAGCGCCTCGGCATCGCCGCGGCGCTGCTCGGCGACCCGAAGATCCTCATGTTCGACGAGCCGGTCAACGGGCTGGACCCGGAGGGCATCCTCTGGGTCCGCAACCTGATGAAGGGTCTCGCCTCCGAGGGGCGGACGGTCTTCGTCAGCTCCCACCTGATGAGCGAGATGGCGCTGACCGCCGACCACCTGATCGTCATCGGACAGGGCCGACTGCTGGCCGACCTGTCGATGAACGAGTTCATCGACCAGAACTCGCACAGCTTCGTCCGGCTGCGGTCCCCGCAGCCCGAGCAGCTGCTGGACATGCTGTCGAAGAACGGCATGACCGCCACCGCGGACGCGGAGGGCGCCTGGGAGGTGATCGACGCCGACCCCGCCCGCATCGGCGATCTCGCGGCCGCGCACGGCGTGACCCTGCACGAGCTCAGCCCCCAGCGCGCCTCGCTGGAGGAGGCGTTCATGCGGATGACGGCGGACTCCGTCGAGTACCACACCGGACCGACGCCGGTCGCGGCGGCCGCTCCGCAGTGGGGCGCGGACTGGAACAAGAAGAAGGAGAGCTGA
- a CDS encoding ABC transporter permease, which translates to MTMVPVLLSEWTKVKTVRSTFVTLITTVVVTVGLGAVISFFTNSNFKNMSASERLTFDPTATSFSGVYLGQLALIVFAVLVVGNEYSTGMIRATLAAVPQRVTLLSAKALTVLALVLPVALVTSFASFFIGQALLGSHKAQLGDPGVLRAVFGMAVYMTLIALFSLGIGFILRKPVLSLGLLMPFFFLISPILNAVPKVKNIAHYFPDQAGSRLVYVHETSNIPYGPLAGFFICLAWVVVALGVGLLLLRRRDA; encoded by the coding sequence CTGACGATGGTTCCGGTGCTGCTCTCCGAGTGGACCAAGGTCAAAACGGTCCGCTCCACCTTCGTCACGCTGATCACGACCGTGGTGGTGACGGTCGGGCTCGGCGCAGTGATCAGCTTCTTCACGAACAGCAATTTCAAGAACATGAGCGCCAGTGAGCGTCTGACCTTCGACCCCACGGCTACCAGCTTCTCCGGGGTCTACCTGGGGCAGCTGGCGCTGATCGTCTTCGCGGTCCTGGTGGTCGGCAACGAGTACAGCACCGGCATGATCCGGGCGACGCTGGCCGCCGTGCCGCAGCGGGTCACGCTGCTGTCGGCCAAGGCTCTGACCGTACTGGCCCTGGTGCTGCCGGTCGCCCTGGTGACCAGCTTCGCGTCGTTCTTCATCGGGCAGGCGCTGCTCGGCAGCCACAAGGCACAGCTCGGGGACCCCGGCGTGCTGCGGGCGGTCTTCGGCATGGCGGTCTACATGACGCTGATCGCGCTGTTCTCGCTGGGCATCGGCTTCATCCTGCGCAAGCCGGTGCTGTCGCTGGGCCTGCTGATGCCGTTCTTCTTCCTGATCTCACCGATCCTGAACGCGGTGCCGAAGGTGAAGAACATCGCGCACTACTTCCCCGACCAGGCCGGCAGTCGTCTCGTCTACGTCCACGAGACGTCGAACATCCCCTACGGTCCGCTCGCCGGATTCTTCATCTGCCTGGCCTGGGTCGTGGTCGCGCTCGGCGTGGGCCTGCTGCTGCTCAGGCGCAGGGACGCATAG